Proteins from a genomic interval of Amycolatopsis sp. cg13:
- a CDS encoding homogentisate 1,2-dioxygenase, which translates to MAYYRSAGSIPPKRHTQHRTPEGGLYSEELMGEEGFSSDSSLLYHRGIPSAIVDATPWELPDQTLTENRPLKPLHLKLHTLFPGQEWKSADVVNNRRLVLGNGDVRISYVAAGEASPLYRNAIGDECVYVESGEAVVETVFGALPARAGDYVLLPRATTHRWVPKGPEPLRAYVIEANSHIAPPKRYLSRYGQLLEHAPYCERDLHGPAEPLLAEGTDVEVLVKHRGSRGVVGTRYVYPTHPFDVVGWDGCLYPYTFNISDFEPITGRVHQPPPVHQVFEGNNFVICNFVPRKVDYHPLSIPVPYYHSNVDSDEVMFYCGGNYEARKGSGIGQGSISLHPGGHSHGPQPGAVERSIGAEFFDELAVMVDTFRPLEIGEGGHASDDPGYAWTWAGRGPQS; encoded by the coding sequence ATGGCCTACTACCGCAGCGCGGGCAGCATCCCGCCTAAGCGGCACACCCAGCACCGCACGCCCGAAGGCGGGCTCTATTCCGAGGAACTGATGGGCGAGGAGGGCTTCTCGTCGGACTCGTCGCTGCTCTACCACCGCGGCATCCCGTCCGCGATCGTCGACGCGACGCCATGGGAACTGCCGGACCAGACGCTCACCGAGAACCGGCCGCTCAAGCCGTTGCACCTCAAGCTGCACACGCTGTTCCCGGGCCAGGAATGGAAGAGCGCGGACGTCGTGAACAACCGCCGGCTCGTGCTCGGCAACGGCGACGTGCGCATCTCCTACGTCGCCGCCGGCGAGGCTTCTCCGTTGTACCGCAACGCGATCGGCGACGAATGCGTTTACGTCGAGTCCGGTGAAGCGGTCGTCGAGACGGTGTTCGGCGCACTGCCCGCCCGCGCTGGCGACTATGTGCTCCTCCCCCGCGCCACCACGCACCGCTGGGTGCCGAAGGGCCCGGAACCGTTGCGTGCCTACGTGATCGAGGCGAACTCGCACATCGCGCCGCCGAAGCGTTACCTGTCACGCTACGGCCAGTTGCTGGAGCACGCGCCGTACTGCGAGCGCGACCTGCACGGCCCGGCCGAACCGCTGCTCGCCGAGGGCACCGACGTCGAGGTGCTGGTGAAGCACCGCGGCTCGCGCGGCGTCGTCGGCACGCGCTACGTGTACCCGACGCACCCGTTCGACGTGGTCGGCTGGGACGGCTGTCTCTACCCGTACACGTTCAACATCTCGGACTTCGAGCCCATCACCGGCCGCGTGCACCAGCCGCCGCCCGTGCACCAGGTGTTCGAGGGCAACAACTTCGTCATCTGCAACTTCGTCCCGCGCAAGGTCGATTACCACCCGCTGTCGATCCCGGTGCCCTACTACCATTCCAATGTGGACTCCGACGAGGTGATGTTCTACTGCGGCGGGAACTACGAGGCGCGCAAGGGTTCCGGCATCGGCCAGGGCTCGATCAGCCTGCACCCCGGCGGGCACAGCCACGGCCCGCAGCCGGGCGCCGTGGAACGCTCGATCGGCGCGGAGTTCTTCGACGAACTGGCCGTCATGGTCGACACGTTCCGCCCGCTGGAAATCGGCGAGGGCGGCCACGCGAGCGACGACCCCGGCTACGCCTGGACCTGGGCAGGACGGGGACCGCAGTCGTGA
- a CDS encoding MarR family winged helix-turn-helix transcriptional regulator, whose protein sequence is MQDPAAPPDPDSLDFWSFIALANRRLADEFGFRHQLATEVLLTLNRASNLVTYDLESAVHRPRGRSWSAFRVLFVVWLAGPLEPSAAARLTGMSRAAVSNLAKSLVSEGLLTRTPGETDGRSVRLSLTEAGHAEMLEVFEAQNEREAGWVEVLTEAEQRVLVMLLDKLISGRAGFATRR, encoded by the coding sequence ATGCAGGACCCCGCCGCGCCGCCGGACCCGGACTCGCTCGACTTCTGGTCGTTCATCGCGCTGGCCAACCGCAGGCTGGCCGACGAGTTCGGGTTCCGCCACCAGCTGGCGACCGAGGTGCTGCTGACGCTGAACCGGGCTTCGAACCTGGTGACCTACGACCTCGAATCCGCCGTGCACCGGCCGCGCGGGCGGTCGTGGTCGGCGTTCCGCGTGCTGTTCGTCGTGTGGCTGGCCGGGCCGCTCGAACCGTCCGCCGCCGCCCGGCTCACCGGAATGAGCCGGGCGGCGGTGTCGAACCTGGCGAAGTCCCTGGTCAGCGAAGGTTTGCTGACGCGGACGCCGGGCGAGACCGACGGCCGCTCGGTGCGGCTTTCGCTCACCGAGGCCGGGCACGCCGAGATGCTCGAGGTGTTCGAGGCGCAGAACGAACGCGAGGCCGGGTGGGTCGAGGTGCTCACCGAGGCCGAGCAGCGCGTGCTGGTGATGCTGCTGGACAAGCTCATCTCCGGCCGGGCGGGCTTCGCGACCCGCCGCTAA
- a CDS encoding MFS transporter has translation MSVPAAAATTADSPLARRTVRKVGVRVMPIVLLLYIFNYMDRANIGYAQLGMAKELTITAATFGVASAIFFLAYVVFEVPSNMIMKKVGARLWLSRIAVSWGIVTVLTGFVASVTHLMIARILLGIAEAGLFPGLLLYLTFWFRGKERGRAIATLALAQPIALILGSLFGGWILDHVHWFGMSSWQWVFILQGAPAVLIGLLTFFYLPNKPADAKFLTAEESSWLQAEIDREYVPEEKETFLGQLRAVRDGKVMLLAISNLFIACGLYGLTFFLPLIVKQLDPKYSSTNIGLLGAIPYVVGAVGMLLLARNSDRTGERKGHVIGTVLVAAIGFFGAIQFKTVPTLSLISLSLAAIGVLGYLAPYWAMAARVLSKEHTAVGLAAINSIAALGGFFGPYAIGLAATETDVTVGLYFPIGCLIVAAVMLAFLKVPRDAGARLARPVK, from the coding sequence ATGTCCGTCCCCGCCGCAGCCGCCACCACGGCGGACTCCCCGCTGGCCAGACGAACCGTCCGCAAGGTCGGCGTCCGCGTCATGCCGATCGTCCTGCTGCTCTACATCTTCAACTACATGGACCGGGCGAACATCGGCTACGCCCAGCTCGGCATGGCCAAAGAGCTCACCATCACGGCCGCGACCTTCGGCGTCGCGTCGGCGATCTTCTTCCTCGCCTACGTGGTGTTCGAGGTCCCCAGCAACATGATCATGAAGAAGGTCGGGGCCCGGCTGTGGCTCAGCCGGATCGCGGTCAGCTGGGGCATCGTGACCGTGCTGACCGGGTTCGTCGCGAGCGTGACGCACCTGATGATCGCGCGGATCCTGCTCGGCATCGCCGAAGCGGGCCTGTTCCCCGGGCTGCTGCTGTACTTGACCTTCTGGTTCCGCGGCAAGGAACGCGGCCGGGCCATCGCGACGCTCGCGCTCGCGCAGCCGATCGCGCTGATCCTCGGCAGCCTCTTCGGCGGCTGGATCCTCGACCACGTGCACTGGTTCGGGATGAGCAGCTGGCAGTGGGTGTTCATCCTGCAGGGCGCGCCCGCGGTGCTGATCGGCTTGCTCACCTTCTTCTACCTGCCGAACAAGCCCGCCGACGCGAAGTTCCTGACCGCCGAGGAAAGCTCCTGGCTGCAGGCGGAAATCGACCGCGAGTACGTGCCGGAGGAGAAGGAAACGTTCCTCGGCCAACTGCGCGCGGTGCGTGACGGCAAGGTGATGCTGCTGGCGATTTCCAACCTCTTCATCGCCTGCGGCCTGTACGGGCTCACGTTCTTCCTGCCGCTGATCGTGAAGCAGCTCGACCCGAAATACTCCTCGACCAACATCGGCCTGCTCGGCGCGATCCCGTACGTGGTCGGCGCGGTCGGCATGCTGCTGCTCGCCCGCAACTCCGACCGCACCGGCGAGCGCAAGGGCCACGTGATCGGCACCGTGCTGGTGGCGGCGATCGGGTTCTTCGGCGCGATCCAGTTCAAGACCGTGCCGACGTTGTCGCTGATCAGCCTGTCGCTGGCGGCGATCGGCGTGCTCGGCTACCTCGCGCCGTACTGGGCGATGGCCGCGCGGGTGCTGTCGAAGGAGCACACCGCGGTCGGGCTGGCCGCGATCAACTCGATCGCCGCGCTCGGCGGGTTCTTCGGGCCGTACGCGATCGGGCTCGCGGCGACCGAGACCGACGTGACGGTCGGGCTGTACTTCCCGATCGGCTGCCTGATCGTCGCCGCGGTGATGCTGGCGTTCCTGAAGGTGCCGCGCGACGCGGGCGCCCGCCTGGCTCGTCCGGTGAAGTAG